The Humulus lupulus chromosome 4, drHumLupu1.1, whole genome shotgun sequence genome has a window encoding:
- the LOC133829897 gene encoding putative disease resistance protein At3g14460 isoform X1, with product MAAELVAGALLSASLQVLFERLTSVEIPQLFQGKKPILKLLDRLNTRLLSAKELLNDAEEKQLGNESVKKWLFKLQDVIYEAGDLVDRIDCEALLSKLGDDQSCSSASKVFHQLKSMSPFLSTFDKTVQCDATEILLKLDDLLDQKDALGLREGPQNKPLQRPPAPLVEQSDVYGRDGEKKVIVEQLLKDDVEGGHRISVIPIFGMGGVGKTTLAQLVYDDDRVQKHFELKVWVTVSDEFDISKITKEIFEGVTSNKCDIENSDELRRKLKEALHGKKFLFVHDDVWNESYSLWDTLKSCFNSGAQGSKIIVTTRSTTVASTMATGQIHHLQTLLDEDCWQLFVKHAFGNSFDLNDYQNLQVIGRKIVAKCKGLPLAIKSLGGLLRSERNSEKWEDVLNSHTWEELYKKEGSILPALWLSYRHLPAHLKQCFAYCSIFPKDYHFEREKLILLWMAEGFLQFEKRHKKMEHLGEEYLCDLLSRSFFQQSSKNKSFLQMHDLVHDLAMLVSDDFCFRLDLSNDVHGLSTKIRHLSYRTGTYDLNTLECLSKANCLRTFLAVPFEWHHTTFISYDMLFTTGSCLRVLSLNQSSIKVIPDSIGNLKHLRYLDLSNTEIEELPDSICSLYNLQTLLLSKCRDLCQLPKDMGSLINLRYLEIDGTPLKELPQEISNMKHLYFLSNMVLSDRNSAGCKMKKVGKLDNLRCISGLENVVNAREASQANLKEKKGLSKLSLSWNDNAGVADSSQKEKNILDVLRPHTNLEHLEIERYRGTTFSDWVGDSAFSNLVSVSLVDCKNCCVLPPLGQLVFLKNLLICRCDSVISIGDEIPHHKGPLFCCLEELRIYNMLEWKDWSFSSEVVMQEGQLFPLLKKLSLSCCPKLSVGLPACLPSLELVNINSCEKMVTLLPRTQHIFEAPPSLVSLSITNCPVLESLLDWGPNSKVKRLVLGQTKTLFENRKQWDLHRLSCLESFSISWFEDESFPNAGLLPTTLTALEIWYASNLETLNGKALQQLTSLTKLSIYNCQSLRCLPEEGLPISLSHVKIWNCEQMVVLLPRTQQNATGLPSLVFLSIKECPVLESLLDWGSHPKLKRLALENCATLFENRKQWGLHRLSCLEMVRISRWEDDSFPDEGFFPTTLNTLQIFDSCNLETLNGNALQQLTSLAAMEIDKCGKLRCLPEQGLPTSLSSLHINGCPLLKQRCEKGGEDWPKIQHIDRVVVDYKRIS from the coding sequence ATGGCTGCTGAACTGGTTGCTGGTGCTTTGCTCTCTGCTTCGCTTCAGGTTCTGTTTGAGCGGCTGACCTCTGTGGAGATACCCCAGCTGTTTCAAGGAAAGAAACCCATTCTCAAGTTGCTAGACCGGCTGAACACTAGGCTGTTATCAGCTAAAGAGCTGCTCAATGATGCTGAGGAGAAGCAACTTGGAAATGAGAGTGTGAAGAAGTGGCTTTTCAAGCTTCAAGATGTCATCTATGAAGCCGGTGACTTGGTGGATAGGATTGACTGTGAAGCTCTGCTATCCAAGCTTGGAGATGATCAATCCTGCAGCAGCGCAAGCAAGGTATTTCACCAACTGAAATCTATGTCACCTTTCTTGTCCACATTTGATAAAACTGTACAATGTGATGCCACTGAGATCCTTCTTAAGCTAGATGATCTTCTTGATCAAAAGGATGCTCTTGGCCTTAGAGAAGGTCCTCAAAACAAACCTTTGCAAAGGCCACCTGCTCCTTTAGTAGAACAATCTGATGTTTATGGGAGGGATGGTGAGAAGAAAGTGATTGTTGAACAGTTGCTAAAAGATGATGTTGAGGGTGGTCATAGGATTTCTGTCATCCCAATTTTCGGGATGGGTGGTGTTGGCAAAACAACTCTAGCTCAGCTTGTTTATGATGATGATCGAGTGCAGAAACATTTTGAACTAAAAGTGTGGGTTACTGTGTCAGATGAGTTTGATATTTCGAAGATAACAAAAGAAATATTTGAGGGAGTCACTTCCAACAAATGTGATATCGAGAACTCTGATGAACTTcgaagaaaattgaaggaagcatTGCATGGGAAGAAATTTCTGTTTGTTCATGATGATGTTTGGAATGAGTCTTATTCTCTGTGGGACACTTTAAAGAGTTGTTTTAACTCTGGAGCACAAGGAAGTAAAATTATTGTGACTACCCGAAGCACAACTGTCGCCTCTACTATGGCCACCGGGCAGATTCATCATCTACAAACATTGTTGGATGAAGATTGTTGGCAATTATTCGTCAAACATGCTTTTGGAAATAGCTTTGATCTCAATGACTACCAAAATCTGCAAGTAATTGGCAGGAAAATAGTGGCCAAGTGCAAAGGTCTTCCTTTGGCAATAAAATCTCTTGGTGGACTATTGCGCTCAGAACGAAATTCTGAAAAGTGGGAAGACGTACTTAATAGCCATACGTGGGAGGAGTTGTACAAAAAGGAAGGTTCCATTCTACCAGCTTTGTGGTTAAGCTATCGTCACTTACCTGCACATCTCAAGCAATGCTTTGCATATTGCTCCATATTTCCCAAAGATTATCATTTTGAAAGAGAAAAATTGATTTTGTTGTGGATGGCAGAAGGATTTTTGCAATTCGAAAAAAGACATAAAAAGATGGAACATCTTGGAGAGGAATACCTCTGTGATCTTTTATCAAGGTCATTCTTTCAACAGTCAAGTAAGAATAAATCCTTTCTCCAAATGCATGACCTCGTACATGATCTAGCCATGCTTGTATCAGATGATTTTTGTTTCAGGTTAGATTTGAGTAATGATGTACATGGCCTGTCAACAAAGATTCGTCATTTGTCATATAGGACAGGAACCTATGATCTCAACACGCTTGAGTGTTTGAGTAAAGCAAATTGTTTGCGTACCTTTCTAGCAGTACCATTCGAGTGGCATCATACAACATTTATTTCATACGATATGTTGTTTACAACTGGAAGTTGTTTAAGAGTTCTGTCTTTGAATCAATCTTCTATCAAGGTGATACCTGATTCAATCGGCAATCTAAAGCATTTAAGGTATTTGGACTTGTCTAACACTGAAATTGAAGAGCTACCTGATTCAATTTGTTCTCTGTACAATTTACAAACTCTGTTACTTTCAAAATGTAGAGATCTTTGTCAATTACCAAAGGATATGGGAAGCTTAATCAACTTGCGATATCTAGAAATTGATGGTACACCTTTGAAAGAGTTACCACAAGAAATTAGTAATATGAAACACTTGTATTTCTTATCCAATATGGTTTTGAGTGATAGAAATAGTGCAGGCTGCAAAATGAAAAAGGTGGGGAAGCTTGACAATTTGCGTTGCATTTCGGGGTTGGAAAATGTTGTCAATGCAAGAGAAGCTTCACAAGCCAATTTGAAGGAAAAGAAGGGCCTTTCAAAACTGAGTTTGAGCTGGAATGATAATGCTGGTGTGGCTGATAGTtcccaaaaagaaaagaacatACTTGATGTACTTCGACCCCATACAAACTTGGAACATCTTGAGATCGAAAGATACAGAGGTACAACATTCTCAGACTGGGTTGGAGACTCTGCATTTTCCAATTTAGTATCAGTCAGCTTAGTGGATTGTAAAAATTGTTGTGTTTTACCACCACTTGGACAACTAGTCTTTCTCAAAAATCTGCTCATCTGTAGATGTGATAGTGTGATCTCAATAGGTGATGAGATTCCTCATCACAAGGGTCCTCTATTCTGTTGTCTTGAAGAGTTGAGGATTTacaatatgttggagtggaaagaTTGGTCCTTTAGCAGTGAAGTTGTTATGCAAGAAGGTCAACTATTCCCTCTTCTTAAAAAACTATCACTGTCTTGTTGTCCCAAGCTTAGTGTTGGCTTACCTGCTTGTCTACCATCCTTGGAACTTGTCAATATCAATAGTTGTGAAAAAATGGTGACTTTGCTCCCAAGAACTCAACATATCTTTGAAGCCCCTCCCTCTCTGGTCTCTCTCTCTATTACCAATTGTCCAGTATTGGAATCCCTTCTTGATTGGGGACCAAACTCGAAAGTAAAGAGGCTTGTATTAGGGCAAACAAAAACGCTTTTTGAGAATCGCAAGCAGTGGGATCTGCATAGACTGTCATGTTTAGAATCCTTTTCTATCAGTTGGTTCGAAGATGAATCCTTTCCCAACGCGGGGCTCCTTCCAACCACTTTGACTGCTCTTGAGATTTGGTATGCTAGCAACCTTGAAACCCTAAACGGCAAGGCCCTTCAACAACTCACCTCGCTTACAAAATTGTCTATTTATAATTGCCAAAGCCTCCGGTGCTTGCCGGAAGAAGGGTTGCCCATTTCTCTTTCTCATGTGAAGATATGGAATTGTGAACAAATGGTGGTTTTGCTCCCGAGAACCCAACAGAACGCCACCGGCCTTCCCTCTCTTGTCTTTCTCTCGATTAAAGAGTGTCCGGTGTTGGAATCGCTTCTGGATTGGGGGTCACACCCAAAACTTAAGAGGCTTGCATTAGAGAATTGCGCAACACTTTTTGAGAATCGTAAGCAATGGGGTCTGCATCGACTCTCCTGTTTAGAAATGGTGAGAATCTCTCGATGGGAAGATGATTCTTTTCCTGACGAGGGATTCTTTCCGACCACTCTGAATACACTTCAGATTTTTGATAGTTGCAACCTTGAAACCCTAAACGGCAATGCCCTTCAACAACTTACCTCTCTTGCAGCCATGGAGATTGACAAGTGTGGAAAGCTGCGGTGCTTGCCAGAACAAGGGCTGCCCACTTCCCTTTCATCATTACACATCAATGGATGTCCTTTACTAAAGCAACGCTGTGAGAAAGGAGGTGAAGATTGGCCTAAGATTCAGCACATCGATCGTGTGGTGGTGGATTATAAACGTATCAGTTAG
- the LOC133829897 gene encoding putative disease resistance protein At3g14460 isoform X2, which yields MAAELVAGALLSASLQVLFERLTSVEIPQLFQGKKPILKLLDRLNTRLLSAKELLNDAEEKQLGNESVKKWLFKLQDVIYEAGDLVDRIDCEALLSKLGDDQSCSSASKVFHQLKSMSPFLSTFDKTVQCDATEILLKLDDLLDQKDALGLREGPQNKPLQRPPAPLVEQSDVYGRDGEKKVIVEQLLKDDVEGGHRISVIPIFGMGGVGKTTLAQLVYDDDRVQKHFELKVWVTVSDEFDISKITKEIFEGVTSNKCDIENSDELRRKLKEALHGKKFLFVHDDVWNESYSLWDTLKSCFNSGAQGSKIIVTTRSTTVASTMATGQIHHLQTLLDEDCWQLFVKHAFGNSFDLNDYQNLQVIGRKIVAKCKGLPLAIKSLGGLLRSERNSEKWEDVLNSHTWEELYKKEGSILPALWLSYRHLPAHLKQCFAYCSIFPKDYHFEREKLILLWMAEGFLQFEKRHKKMEHLGEEYLCDLLSRSFFQQSSKNKSFLQMHDLVHDLAMLVSDDFCFRLDLSNDVHGLSTKIRHLSYRTGTYDLNTLECLSKANCLRTFLAVPFEWHHTTFISYDMLFTTGSCLRVLSLNQSSIKVIPDSIGNLKHLRDLCQLPKDMGSLINLRYLEIDGTPLKELPQEISNMKHLYFLSNMVLSDRNSAGCKMKKVGKLDNLRCISGLENVVNAREASQANLKEKKGLSKLSLSWNDNAGVADSSQKEKNILDVLRPHTNLEHLEIERYRGTTFSDWVGDSAFSNLVSVSLVDCKNCCVLPPLGQLVFLKNLLICRCDSVISIGDEIPHHKGPLFCCLEELRIYNMLEWKDWSFSSEVVMQEGQLFPLLKKLSLSCCPKLSVGLPACLPSLELVNINSCEKMVTLLPRTQHIFEAPPSLVSLSITNCPVLESLLDWGPNSKVKRLVLGQTKTLFENRKQWDLHRLSCLESFSISWFEDESFPNAGLLPTTLTALEIWYASNLETLNGKALQQLTSLTKLSIYNCQSLRCLPEEGLPISLSHVKIWNCEQMVVLLPRTQQNATGLPSLVFLSIKECPVLESLLDWGSHPKLKRLALENCATLFENRKQWGLHRLSCLEMVRISRWEDDSFPDEGFFPTTLNTLQIFDSCNLETLNGNALQQLTSLAAMEIDKCGKLRCLPEQGLPTSLSSLHINGCPLLKQRCEKGGEDWPKIQHIDRVVVDYKRIS from the exons ATGGCTGCTGAACTGGTTGCTGGTGCTTTGCTCTCTGCTTCGCTTCAGGTTCTGTTTGAGCGGCTGACCTCTGTGGAGATACCCCAGCTGTTTCAAGGAAAGAAACCCATTCTCAAGTTGCTAGACCGGCTGAACACTAGGCTGTTATCAGCTAAAGAGCTGCTCAATGATGCTGAGGAGAAGCAACTTGGAAATGAGAGTGTGAAGAAGTGGCTTTTCAAGCTTCAAGATGTCATCTATGAAGCCGGTGACTTGGTGGATAGGATTGACTGTGAAGCTCTGCTATCCAAGCTTGGAGATGATCAATCCTGCAGCAGCGCAAGCAAGGTATTTCACCAACTGAAATCTATGTCACCTTTCTTGTCCACATTTGATAAAACTGTACAATGTGATGCCACTGAGATCCTTCTTAAGCTAGATGATCTTCTTGATCAAAAGGATGCTCTTGGCCTTAGAGAAGGTCCTCAAAACAAACCTTTGCAAAGGCCACCTGCTCCTTTAGTAGAACAATCTGATGTTTATGGGAGGGATGGTGAGAAGAAAGTGATTGTTGAACAGTTGCTAAAAGATGATGTTGAGGGTGGTCATAGGATTTCTGTCATCCCAATTTTCGGGATGGGTGGTGTTGGCAAAACAACTCTAGCTCAGCTTGTTTATGATGATGATCGAGTGCAGAAACATTTTGAACTAAAAGTGTGGGTTACTGTGTCAGATGAGTTTGATATTTCGAAGATAACAAAAGAAATATTTGAGGGAGTCACTTCCAACAAATGTGATATCGAGAACTCTGATGAACTTcgaagaaaattgaaggaagcatTGCATGGGAAGAAATTTCTGTTTGTTCATGATGATGTTTGGAATGAGTCTTATTCTCTGTGGGACACTTTAAAGAGTTGTTTTAACTCTGGAGCACAAGGAAGTAAAATTATTGTGACTACCCGAAGCACAACTGTCGCCTCTACTATGGCCACCGGGCAGATTCATCATCTACAAACATTGTTGGATGAAGATTGTTGGCAATTATTCGTCAAACATGCTTTTGGAAATAGCTTTGATCTCAATGACTACCAAAATCTGCAAGTAATTGGCAGGAAAATAGTGGCCAAGTGCAAAGGTCTTCCTTTGGCAATAAAATCTCTTGGTGGACTATTGCGCTCAGAACGAAATTCTGAAAAGTGGGAAGACGTACTTAATAGCCATACGTGGGAGGAGTTGTACAAAAAGGAAGGTTCCATTCTACCAGCTTTGTGGTTAAGCTATCGTCACTTACCTGCACATCTCAAGCAATGCTTTGCATATTGCTCCATATTTCCCAAAGATTATCATTTTGAAAGAGAAAAATTGATTTTGTTGTGGATGGCAGAAGGATTTTTGCAATTCGAAAAAAGACATAAAAAGATGGAACATCTTGGAGAGGAATACCTCTGTGATCTTTTATCAAGGTCATTCTTTCAACAGTCAAGTAAGAATAAATCCTTTCTCCAAATGCATGACCTCGTACATGATCTAGCCATGCTTGTATCAGATGATTTTTGTTTCAGGTTAGATTTGAGTAATGATGTACATGGCCTGTCAACAAAGATTCGTCATTTGTCATATAGGACAGGAACCTATGATCTCAACACGCTTGAGTGTTTGAGTAAAGCAAATTGTTTGCGTACCTTTCTAGCAGTACCATTCGAGTGGCATCATACAACATTTATTTCATACGATATGTTGTTTACAACTGGAAGTTGTTTAAGAGTTCTGTCTTTGAATCAATCTTCTATCAAGGTGATACCTGATTCAATCGGCAATCTAAAGCATTTAAG AGATCTTTGTCAATTACCAAAGGATATGGGAAGCTTAATCAACTTGCGATATCTAGAAATTGATGGTACACCTTTGAAAGAGTTACCACAAGAAATTAGTAATATGAAACACTTGTATTTCTTATCCAATATGGTTTTGAGTGATAGAAATAGTGCAGGCTGCAAAATGAAAAAGGTGGGGAAGCTTGACAATTTGCGTTGCATTTCGGGGTTGGAAAATGTTGTCAATGCAAGAGAAGCTTCACAAGCCAATTTGAAGGAAAAGAAGGGCCTTTCAAAACTGAGTTTGAGCTGGAATGATAATGCTGGTGTGGCTGATAGTtcccaaaaagaaaagaacatACTTGATGTACTTCGACCCCATACAAACTTGGAACATCTTGAGATCGAAAGATACAGAGGTACAACATTCTCAGACTGGGTTGGAGACTCTGCATTTTCCAATTTAGTATCAGTCAGCTTAGTGGATTGTAAAAATTGTTGTGTTTTACCACCACTTGGACAACTAGTCTTTCTCAAAAATCTGCTCATCTGTAGATGTGATAGTGTGATCTCAATAGGTGATGAGATTCCTCATCACAAGGGTCCTCTATTCTGTTGTCTTGAAGAGTTGAGGATTTacaatatgttggagtggaaagaTTGGTCCTTTAGCAGTGAAGTTGTTATGCAAGAAGGTCAACTATTCCCTCTTCTTAAAAAACTATCACTGTCTTGTTGTCCCAAGCTTAGTGTTGGCTTACCTGCTTGTCTACCATCCTTGGAACTTGTCAATATCAATAGTTGTGAAAAAATGGTGACTTTGCTCCCAAGAACTCAACATATCTTTGAAGCCCCTCCCTCTCTGGTCTCTCTCTCTATTACCAATTGTCCAGTATTGGAATCCCTTCTTGATTGGGGACCAAACTCGAAAGTAAAGAGGCTTGTATTAGGGCAAACAAAAACGCTTTTTGAGAATCGCAAGCAGTGGGATCTGCATAGACTGTCATGTTTAGAATCCTTTTCTATCAGTTGGTTCGAAGATGAATCCTTTCCCAACGCGGGGCTCCTTCCAACCACTTTGACTGCTCTTGAGATTTGGTATGCTAGCAACCTTGAAACCCTAAACGGCAAGGCCCTTCAACAACTCACCTCGCTTACAAAATTGTCTATTTATAATTGCCAAAGCCTCCGGTGCTTGCCGGAAGAAGGGTTGCCCATTTCTCTTTCTCATGTGAAGATATGGAATTGTGAACAAATGGTGGTTTTGCTCCCGAGAACCCAACAGAACGCCACCGGCCTTCCCTCTCTTGTCTTTCTCTCGATTAAAGAGTGTCCGGTGTTGGAATCGCTTCTGGATTGGGGGTCACACCCAAAACTTAAGAGGCTTGCATTAGAGAATTGCGCAACACTTTTTGAGAATCGTAAGCAATGGGGTCTGCATCGACTCTCCTGTTTAGAAATGGTGAGAATCTCTCGATGGGAAGATGATTCTTTTCCTGACGAGGGATTCTTTCCGACCACTCTGAATACACTTCAGATTTTTGATAGTTGCAACCTTGAAACCCTAAACGGCAATGCCCTTCAACAACTTACCTCTCTTGCAGCCATGGAGATTGACAAGTGTGGAAAGCTGCGGTGCTTGCCAGAACAAGGGCTGCCCACTTCCCTTTCATCATTACACATCAATGGATGTCCTTTACTAAAGCAACGCTGTGAGAAAGGAGGTGAAGATTGGCCTAAGATTCAGCACATCGATCGTGTGGTGGTGGATTATAAACGTATCAGTTAG
- the LOC133829899 gene encoding putative disease resistance RPP13-like protein 1: protein MAVELVAGALLSASLQVLFERLASEEIPQLFQGKKSILKLLDKLNTRMLSANVLLNDAEEKQLRNDNVKKWLFKLQDVIFEADDLVDRIDYEALRSKLEDDQSSGGASKVFHQLKSMSPFLSTFDKTVQHDVIEILDKLDDLLDQKDALGLREVAENAPSKRPPAPLVEQSDVYGRDTEKEIIVDLLLKDDVDGGTKISVIPIVGMGGLGKTTLAQLVYDDDRVRKHFDLKVWVTVSDEFDISKITKEIFEGVTSSKCDIENSEELRRKLKEALQGKKFLFVHDDVWNESYTLWDTLKSYFDYGANGSKIIVTTRSTIVASTMTTGHTHHLQTLSSEDCWNLFVKHAFGTSVDINDFPDLQELGKKIVGKCKGLPLAIKSLGGLLRSERNTKKWEDILNSDTWEELYKKEDSILPALWLSYRHLPGHLKQCFAYCSIFPKDYEIDRENLILLWMAEGFLPHDKKCKRIEEYGEEYLQDLMSRSFFQRSSKGNSFLQRSSKRNSFLQMHDLIHDLAMFVSDNFCFRLDLSNDLLRFGTRTRHLSYVIEKYDINKVKGLYKAKSLRTILALSFQYRILMNVNLVSHDMLVAPGICLRVLSFKELLAAGSCLRVLSLNNSSIKELPNSISNLKHLRYLDLSYSKIKELPESVCTLYNLQTLLLLNCRRLCQLPKKMGSLINLRYLEIGGVRLKEFPHEISNMKHLYFLSDVVLSDRNSGGFKMKRVAELENLRRISGLENISDAREALEANLKAKKGLSILTLSWNGNAGVADSSQKEKDILDALEPHAKLEHLGIENYRGTTFSDWIVDSAFVNLVSISIVNCKNCCILPPLGELAFLKKLKIKGCDSVISIGDEIPHHNGPLFSCLEELRISNMLEWKDWSFSSEAMLQGQIFPLLTTLDLLDCPKLNVALPGYLPSLKDVSIRGCEQMVVWLPRTQQTVTAPLSLLHVYIDNWPLLESLLDLGSHSKVRHLQLGYSKRLFENHKQLDLHRLSCLEFLTMRGGWKDYSFPDVGLLPTTLTRLHISEYHNLETLNGKALQQLTSLKSLNIHRCERLRCLPEEGLPTSLSRLSISGCPLVKQRCEKGGEDWPKIQHITEVILRELDD from the coding sequence ATGGCTGTTGAATTGGTTGCTGGTGCTTTGCTCTCTGCTTCACTTCAAGTTCTGTTTGAGCGATTGGCCTCTGAGGAGATACCCCAGCTGTTCCAAGGAAAGAAATCCATTCtcaagctgttagacaagctgaACACTAGGATGTTATCAGCTAATGTTCTGCTCAATGATGCTGAGGAGAAGCAACTTCGAAATGACAATGTCAAGAAGTGGCTGTTCAAGCTTCAAGATGTCATCTTTGAAGCCGACGACTTGGTGGACAGAATTGACTATGAAGCTCTGCGATCcaagcttgaagatgatcaatcCAGCGGCGGCGCAAGCAAGGTATTTCACCAACTGAAATCTATGTCGCCTTTCTTGTCCACATTTGATAAAACTGTACAACATGATGTCATTGAGATCCTTGATAAACTAGATGATCTTCTTGATCAAAAGGATGCTCTTGGCTTGAGAGAAGTTGCTGAAAACGCACCTTCAAAAAGGCCACCTGCTCCTTTAGTGGAACAATCTGATGTTTATGGGAGGGATACTGAAAAAGAAATCATTGTTGATTTGTTGCTGAAAGACGATGTTGATGGTGGTACTAAGATTTCTGTCATCCCGATTGTTGGGATGGGTGGTCTTGGCAAAACCACTCTTGCTCAACTTGTTTATGATGATGATCGAGTTAGAAAACATTTTGACCTGAAAGTATGGGTTACTGTGTCGGATGAGTTTGATATTTCAAAGATAACAAAAGAAATCTTTGAGGGAGTCACTTCCAGCAAATGTGATATCGAGAACTCTGAAGAACTTcgaagaaaattgaaggaagcacTGCAGGGGAAGAAATTTTTGTTTGTTCATGATGATGTTTGGAACGAGTCTTATACTTTGTGGGACACTTTGAAGAGCTATTTTGATTATGGAGCAAATGGAAGTAAAATTATTGTGACTACCCGAAGCACAATCGTTGCCTCTACTATGACCACTGGGCATACTCATCATCTTCAAACTTTATCGAGTGAAGATTGTTGGAATTTATTTGTTAAACATGCTTTCGGAACTAGTGTTGACATCAATGACTTCCCAGATTTGCAAGAACTTGGCAAGAAAATAGTGGGCAAGTGCAAAGGTCTTCCCTTAGCAATAAAATCTCTTGGTGGACTATTGCGCTCTGAACGAAATACTAAAAAATGGGAAGACATACTTAACAGTGACACGTGGGAGGAGTTATACAAGAAGGAGGATTCCATTCTTCCTGCTTTATGGTTGAGCTATCGCCACTTACCTGGACATCTCAAGCAATGTTTTGCGTACTGTTCTATATTTCCCAAAGATTATGAAATTGATAGAGAAAACTTGATTTTGTTGTGGATGGCAGAAGGATTTTTGCCACATGATAAAAAATGTAAAAGAATTGAGGAATATGGAGAGGAATACCTTCAAGATCTCATGTCAAGGTCATTCTTTCAACGATCTAGTAAAGGAAACTCATTTCTCCAAAGATCTAGTAAAAGAAACTCATTTCTCCAAATGCATGACCTAATACATGATTTAGCTATGTTTGTATCAGATAATTTTTGTTTTAGGTTGGATTTGAGTAATGATTTACTTAGATTTGGAACAAGGACCCGTCATTTGTCATATGTGATAGAGAAATACGACATCAACAAAGTTAAGGGCTTGTATAAAGCCAAGAGCTTGCGTACCATTCTAGCCTTGTCATTCCAATATCGAATATTGATGAATGTGAACTTAGTCTCTCATGATATGTTGGTCGCTCCAGGGATTTGTTTAAGAGTACTTTCTTTTAAGGAGCTGCTCGCTGCAGGGAGTTGTTTAAGAGTACTTTCTTTAAATAACTCTTCTATTAAGGAGCTGCCTAATTCAATTAGTAATCTTAAGCATTTGAGGTACTTGGACTTGTCTTACAGTAAAATTAAAGAACTACCTGAATCAGTTTGTACTTTGTACAATTTACAGACTTTATTGTTATTGAATTGTAGAAGGCTTTGTCAATTACCAAAGAAGATGGGAAGCTTAATCAACTTGCGATATCTAGAGATTGGTGGTGTACGTCTAAAAGAGTTTCCCCATGAAATTAGTAATATGAAGCACTTGTATTTTTTATCCGATGTTGTTTTGAGCGATAGAAATAGTGGAGGATTTAAAATGAAAAGGGTAGCAGAGCTTGAGAATTTACGGCGCATTTCGGGGTTGGAAAATATTAGCGATGCAAGAGAAGCTTTAGAGGCTAATTTGAAGGCTAAGAAAGGTCTTTCAATATTGACTTTGAGCTGGAATGGTAATGCTGGCGTGGCTGATAGTTCGCAAAAAGAAAAGGATATACTTGATGCACTTGAACCCCATGCAAAGTTAGAGCATCTTGGTATTGAAAATTACAGAGGTACAACATTCTCGGACTGGATTGTAGACTCTGCATTTGTTAATTTAGTATCAATCAGCATTGTCAATTGTAAGAATTGTTGTATTTTACCCCCACTTGGAGAGCTAGCATTTCTCAAAAAACTTAAAATTAAAGGATGTGATAGTGTTATCTCAATAGGTGATGAGATTCCTCATCACAATGGTCCTCTATTCAGTTGTCTAGAAGAGTTGCGGATTTccaatatgttggagtggaaagaTTGGTCATTTAGTAGTGAAGCTATGCTACAAGGTCAAATATTCCCTCTTCTTACAACACTTGACCTGTTAGATTGTCCAAAGCTTAATGTTGCCTTACCTGGTTATCTTCCATCCTTGAAAGATGTCTCTATACGTGGTTGTGAACAAATGGTGGTTTGGCTCCCGAGAACTCAACAGACTGTCACAGCCCCTCTCTCTCTTCTACATGTATATATAGACAATTGGCCATTGTTGGAATCTCTTCTAGACTTGGGATCACACTCGAAAGTAAGGCATCTTCAATTGGGGTATTCTAAAAGGCTCTTTGAGAACCATAAGCAGTTGGATCTGCATAGACTCTCATGTTTAGAATTCTTAACTATGAGAGGAGGTTGGAAAGATTATTCCTTTCCCGACGTGGGGTTGCTTCCGACCACTCTGACTCGTCTTCACATTTCGGAGTATCATAACCTTGAAACCCTAAACGGCAAGGCCCTTCAACAACTTACCTCCCTTAAATCATTGAATATTCATCGTTGTGAAAGGCTGCGGTGCTTGCCAGAAGAAGGGCTGCCCACTTCACTTTCTCGTTTGTCGATCAGTGGGTGTCCTTTGGTAAAGCAACGCTGTGAGAAAGGAGGAGAAGATTGGCCTAAGATTCAGCACATCACAGAAGTGATATTGCGTGAATTGGATGACTAA